In a single window of the Subtercola sp. PAMC28395 genome:
- a CDS encoding SLC13 family permease, producing the protein MVLVVLAAIVVATGILPASDSVALLERVGPVLGFVVGITIVTELAADAGLFAVLSDRLARWGGRRVWMLWLFVLVLATFSTIFLSLDTTAVLVTPVVVLLALHAGISPIPFAIATVWLANTASLLLPISNLTNLLAAEQMSGGSPLAFASIVWAPAAVGVVVPVVILSLLFRRRLRGSYDVPERAAVADRTLLVISAVVVVILLPALVSGVPVWIPASIGALVLLVAFVVRRPATLRWRLIPWSPVAIAAGLFVLVEAAQVHGLSDAVAAVSGSGESFPALLQLSGLGALSANGINNLPAYLVLEPAAGSPARLAALLIGVNLGPLITPWASLATLLWHQRVTALGVSVPWSRFVVLGLVGVAVLLPLATLALWLTTGAP; encoded by the coding sequence GTGGTACTCGTTGTACTCGCTGCGATCGTGGTGGCCACGGGCATCCTGCCGGCCTCGGACTCAGTGGCGCTGCTCGAGCGAGTGGGCCCGGTGCTCGGGTTCGTCGTCGGCATCACCATCGTCACTGAACTTGCTGCCGATGCCGGGCTGTTCGCCGTACTCTCTGACCGACTGGCCCGCTGGGGCGGCCGCAGGGTATGGATGCTCTGGCTCTTCGTTCTCGTTCTCGCAACGTTCAGCACGATCTTCCTCTCGCTCGATACGACTGCGGTGCTCGTGACGCCCGTCGTCGTGCTGCTCGCCCTGCACGCGGGGATCTCCCCCATTCCCTTCGCCATCGCCACCGTGTGGCTCGCCAACACGGCGTCGCTGCTGCTGCCGATCTCGAACCTGACGAACCTGCTTGCGGCTGAACAGATGTCGGGGGGCAGCCCGCTGGCTTTCGCGAGCATAGTGTGGGCGCCGGCTGCGGTGGGCGTCGTGGTTCCGGTGGTCATTCTCTCGCTGCTGTTCCGCCGGCGTCTGCGGGGCAGCTATGACGTGCCAGAGCGTGCAGCCGTGGCCGATCGCACCCTCCTGGTGATCTCGGCCGTCGTCGTCGTCATTCTGCTCCCGGCGCTGGTGTCGGGGGTGCCGGTGTGGATTCCCGCAAGCATCGGAGCGCTCGTGCTTCTGGTCGCGTTCGTGGTGCGCCGGCCTGCAACGCTTCGCTGGAGACTCATTCCGTGGTCTCCGGTCGCGATCGCTGCTGGGCTCTTCGTGCTCGTCGAAGCCGCCCAGGTGCACGGGCTCTCGGATGCTGTCGCCGCCGTCTCCGGTTCGGGCGAGTCGTTTCCCGCCCTCCTCCAGCTCTCGGGGCTCGGGGCCCTGTCGGCCAATGGCATCAACAACCTGCCTGCCTATCTGGTTCTGGAACCGGCGGCCGGTTCACCCGCGAGGCTGGCCGCACTGTTGATCGGCGTGAACCTGGGGCCGCTCATCACGCCATGGGCATCGCTCGCGACTCTGTTGTGGCACCAGCGCGTCACAGCTCTCGGGGTCTCGGTGCCGTGGTCGCGTTTTGTTGTGCTCGGTCTCGTCGGTGTCGCTGTCCTGCTGCCGCTGGCGACCCTGGCCCTCTGGCTGACAACCGGCGCCCCCTGA
- a CDS encoding FHA domain-containing protein, producing MSELTLLILRFGFLALLWVFVFVIVYAMRSDLFGQRVRKMRDPSAAAAPADPFPGANTTAGAGVGAVGAQQPPRGAPPVAGVVVGAAASATPLAPSHPPTPPPQSKIPVFTPLEGSSAGVHPRATTSNAHKLVITSGTKGGTEIELGVEPLTIGRSTDSSVVIRDDYTSTHHARLLNWNNEWVIQDLDSTNGTFLDGKRVTQPTPVPLNTPIKIGSTSFELRR from the coding sequence ATGAGTGAACTCACCCTGCTCATCCTGCGATTCGGATTCCTCGCGCTTCTCTGGGTCTTCGTCTTCGTGATCGTCTACGCGATGCGCTCCGACCTCTTCGGCCAGCGCGTGCGCAAGATGCGCGACCCCTCTGCAGCGGCAGCGCCCGCCGACCCGTTTCCGGGCGCCAACACCACTGCAGGCGCCGGGGTCGGCGCGGTAGGTGCGCAACAGCCCCCGCGAGGGGCACCACCCGTAGCTGGCGTCGTCGTCGGTGCCGCAGCGTCAGCGACTCCGCTCGCTCCATCTCACCCACCGACCCCGCCACCGCAGTCGAAGATCCCGGTCTTCACACCCTTGGAAGGTTCCAGTGCCGGGGTGCACCCTCGTGCAACGACGAGCAACGCACACAAGCTGGTGATCACCTCGGGCACCAAGGGCGGCACCGAGATCGAACTCGGTGTCGAACCGCTGACCATCGGTCGCTCAACGGATTCCAGCGTCGTGATCCGCGACGACTACACTTCGACCCATCACGCCCGGCTTCTCAATTGGAACAATGAGTGGGTCATCCAGGACCTCGACTCGACCAATGGGACTTTTCTTGACGGTAAGCGCGTCACCCAACCCACTCCTGTCCCGCTGAACACGCCGATCAAAATTGGGTCAACCAGTTTTGAACTCCGGCGCTAG
- a CDS encoding DUF3662 and FHA domain-containing protein has translation MGILDNFEKGLERAVNGAFAKTFRSGLQPVEIGSALKRELDTKAAVVSRDRILVPNSFVVNLSSSDFQRMSAIGPTLIDDLTEIVQKHATTQSFQFAGGISVKLTEVAKLSTGVLEIVSSTIQRDVTWTPVIDVGGKRYPLTASRTIIGRGREADITVDDTGISRKHIEVLWDGHKAEARDLGSTNGSQLNGQAFSRAILEPDSVIQIGRTRVVFRVLAQTHDTTAAAQAPSESARPIPVDRPANAARPAQQEQSAAGAPVIPNDSPVDQEHPDPGGFRWDL, from the coding sequence GTGGGAATACTGGACAACTTCGAGAAGGGTCTCGAACGTGCTGTCAACGGCGCATTCGCCAAGACCTTTCGTTCGGGGCTGCAACCGGTTGAGATCGGCTCCGCATTGAAGCGCGAGCTTGATACCAAGGCGGCGGTGGTCTCCCGCGACCGCATCCTGGTGCCGAACAGTTTTGTGGTGAACCTGAGTTCAAGCGATTTCCAGCGCATGAGTGCCATCGGCCCCACACTCATCGACGACCTGACTGAGATCGTGCAGAAACACGCCACGACCCAGAGTTTCCAGTTCGCAGGTGGCATCAGCGTGAAGCTCACCGAGGTCGCCAAGCTGAGCACCGGTGTTCTCGAGATCGTGAGTTCGACCATCCAGCGAGACGTCACCTGGACCCCCGTGATAGATGTCGGGGGCAAGCGTTACCCACTCACGGCAAGCCGCACCATCATCGGTCGCGGTCGTGAGGCCGACATCACCGTCGACGACACAGGCATCTCGCGAAAGCACATCGAGGTCCTCTGGGACGGCCACAAGGCAGAGGCGAGAGACCTCGGCTCCACGAACGGGTCGCAACTGAATGGCCAGGCCTTCAGCAGGGCGATACTCGAACCCGACTCGGTGATTCAGATCGGGCGCACCAGGGTCGTCTTCCGAGTGCTGGCCCAGACCCACGACACCACTGCCGCTGCGCAGGCGCCGAGCGAGTCGGCTCGTCCGATTCCCGTAGATCGGCCGGCGAACGCTGCCCGGCCAGCGCAGCAGGAGCAATCTGCCGCCGGCGCCCCCGTGATCCCGAACGACTCGCCAGTCGACCAGGAGCATCCTGATCCCGGCGGATTCCGGTGGGACCTATGA
- a CDS encoding MFS transporter yields MTSALQVRGTVTLLGTAVVGRLPQAMSSLAIVRLVRDQGGDFVLASLLTAVYVAFSVVGQPLLSRLIDRFGRPRVILLGSAALATLSLCVLSFAAVQAPAFAVVLAALAGLATPPLESSLRSLWPRMMSPGRQLASAFSFDAAAQETLFITGPLVTAVGILLFGAQGNVLFMAALGLIGTAAFTAHRQLRRVEGHVREALSAMDARPLLSLAPFRRLALVQLTVGVPLGSLTIVVTGYGEHVGLPAVGAWALAINAAGGLTGALLVARFPFHTSPNSSIRWQVLALAVLYVPLTFVDAPVWFWFVSVFASGLMLPPLLTQVFTQTERLVPSARLNEGNAWVVSSLTLGIALGTLLSGAISDAVPGASGIVVAMLAGAATTLIGAAIAAPSALAALAE; encoded by the coding sequence ATGACCTCAGCCCTGCAGGTGCGCGGAACCGTGACACTGCTGGGCACAGCGGTAGTCGGTCGCCTGCCGCAGGCCATGAGTTCGCTCGCGATTGTGCGTCTCGTTCGCGACCAGGGTGGTGATTTTGTTCTCGCGTCGCTGCTGACAGCGGTGTACGTGGCATTCAGCGTGGTTGGCCAGCCCCTGCTGAGCAGGCTGATCGACCGCTTCGGCCGGCCTCGCGTGATTCTTCTGGGTTCGGCGGCGTTGGCAACGCTCTCGCTGTGTGTGCTTTCGTTCGCGGCGGTGCAGGCCCCCGCATTCGCCGTCGTGCTCGCGGCGCTCGCCGGCCTCGCCACTCCACCGCTGGAGTCGAGCCTTCGCTCGCTCTGGCCGCGCATGATGAGCCCAGGCAGACAACTCGCCTCGGCTTTCAGCTTCGATGCCGCCGCCCAGGAGACGCTCTTCATCACGGGCCCTCTCGTCACGGCCGTGGGTATCCTGCTGTTCGGGGCCCAGGGAAACGTGCTCTTCATGGCTGCGCTCGGCCTGATCGGAACAGCGGCGTTCACCGCACACCGTCAGCTGCGACGGGTCGAAGGTCACGTGCGTGAAGCCTTGTCTGCGATGGATGCCCGGCCCCTGCTCAGCCTCGCACCGTTTCGACGACTGGCGCTCGTGCAACTGACCGTCGGTGTGCCCCTGGGGTCGCTCACGATCGTCGTGACCGGCTACGGAGAGCATGTCGGTCTGCCCGCCGTCGGCGCGTGGGCGCTCGCGATCAATGCTGCCGGGGGTCTGACCGGTGCATTGCTCGTTGCGCGGTTCCCCTTTCACACTTCGCCCAATTCGAGTATTCGCTGGCAGGTATTGGCACTGGCTGTGCTCTATGTGCCGCTGACCTTCGTCGATGCCCCGGTCTGGTTCTGGTTTGTGTCCGTCTTCGCGTCAGGACTGATGCTTCCGCCCCTGCTGACGCAGGTTTTCACGCAGACAGAACGCCTGGTACCGTCCGCACGCCTGAACGAAGGAAACGCCTGGGTCGTCAGTTCTCTCACGCTCGGGATCGCCCTCGGTACTCTGCTGTCGGGTGCGATCTCAGACGCGGTGCCGGGTGCATCCGGGATCGTCGTGGCGATGCTCGCCGGGGCCGCGACGACTCTGATCGGCGCAGCTATCGCAGCCCCGAGCGCGCTGGCGGCACTCGCGGAATAG
- a CDS encoding HAD hydrolase-like protein — protein MTTPLDPKHKPWSCILFDLDGTITDSAPGIIGRLSRTLAALGRPVPPPEELVHFVGPPILIGFELVAGMNEFEAKEALLVYRDLAASEGPQDDAVTFPGMVGLVKFLHKSGIPLAITTSKSEVQAHRILEHLDLSHAFVVITGASEDETRSAKADVIDEALVRLRALDVDLSNLVLVGDRIHDMEGAAEHGIPPIMVEWGYGSPAEAEGAIAIVHSVDQLRSLLI, from the coding sequence ATGACTACTCCACTTGACCCGAAACACAAGCCGTGGTCGTGCATTCTCTTCGACCTCGACGGCACGATCACCGACTCGGCGCCCGGAATCATCGGGAGACTGTCGCGAACGCTCGCTGCGCTCGGGCGCCCGGTGCCGCCGCCAGAAGAACTGGTGCACTTTGTCGGGCCCCCCATTCTCATCGGGTTCGAACTGGTTGCCGGCATGAATGAGTTCGAGGCCAAGGAAGCGCTGCTCGTCTACCGCGACCTGGCTGCCAGCGAAGGGCCACAAGACGACGCCGTGACGTTCCCCGGCATGGTCGGCCTCGTGAAGTTCCTGCACAAGTCCGGCATTCCGCTGGCCATCACCACCTCGAAATCTGAGGTTCAGGCACATCGGATTCTCGAGCACCTCGATCTCAGCCACGCGTTCGTCGTGATCACTGGTGCGAGCGAAGACGAGACGCGAAGTGCCAAGGCCGACGTGATCGACGAAGCACTGGTTCGCCTTCGTGCCCTTGATGTCGACCTCTCGAATCTCGTGCTCGTGGGCGACCGCATCCACGACATGGAGGGCGCGGCCGAACACGGAATCCCGCCGATCATGGTCGAGTGGGGTTACGGCTCACCGGCCGAGGCCGAAGGCGCGATCGCCATCGTGCACTCTGTCGACCAGCTGCGGTCGCTTCTCATCTAG
- a CDS encoding MFS transporter: MTQPAAPQSATRLHLIAWRNAVFVIFTLSGLSIATWVSRLPAVRDELGLDTSAVGLMILGLSFGAILGLVVAPQFIARLGPRGAVILSLSLNGIGLAGAGISAAVFPEPFLATVFLAVLGFGNGSLDVTMNVEGAAAERAIGRTLLPLMHAFFSLGTVIGALIGAAASGLGIPVSWHLTALAVLIILTGVVVVRFIPHEVDVEDPSTSAKTPFRVRVREGLAVWADSRLLLIGLIMLGMAFAEGSANDWIALATVDGHNQSNTTGALMFGVFVVAMTVGRVAGGPILDRLGRVPVLRWSALVGAIGLLIFILTPALWSAMLGAALWGIGSSLGFPVGISAASDDPKTAAARVSAVAIIGYVAFLAGPPLLGFLGQQFGILNALYVVLALLVLAALAAPAARELTGRFARRTS, from the coding sequence ATGACCCAGCCAGCCGCCCCGCAGTCGGCGACCCGCTTGCACCTCATTGCCTGGCGGAATGCCGTCTTCGTGATCTTCACCCTCAGCGGGCTCTCCATCGCCACCTGGGTTTCCCGACTTCCGGCAGTGCGCGACGAACTCGGCCTTGACACCTCGGCTGTGGGCCTGATGATCCTCGGCCTGTCGTTCGGGGCCATCCTCGGTCTCGTCGTCGCCCCGCAATTCATCGCCAGGCTCGGCCCTCGGGGGGCAGTGATCCTCTCGCTCAGTCTGAACGGCATCGGTCTCGCTGGAGCGGGAATCTCTGCTGCCGTGTTTCCTGAGCCCTTCCTTGCAACCGTGTTCCTCGCCGTTCTCGGATTCGGCAACGGCTCACTCGACGTGACGATGAACGTGGAGGGAGCAGCAGCGGAGCGTGCGATCGGTCGAACGCTTCTCCCGTTGATGCATGCCTTCTTCAGCCTGGGCACAGTGATCGGCGCTCTCATCGGCGCTGCCGCTTCTGGCCTCGGCATTCCTGTCTCCTGGCATCTCACGGCCTTGGCCGTTCTCATCATCCTCACGGGCGTTGTAGTCGTGCGATTCATCCCCCACGAAGTAGATGTCGAAGACCCCTCGACCAGCGCGAAGACTCCCTTTCGCGTGCGGGTCAGGGAAGGCTTGGCCGTCTGGGCCGATTCGAGGCTGCTGCTCATCGGCCTGATCATGCTCGGCATGGCGTTCGCCGAGGGGTCAGCCAACGACTGGATCGCCCTGGCCACCGTCGACGGCCACAACCAGAGCAATACGACCGGTGCGCTGATGTTCGGTGTCTTCGTGGTGGCGATGACCGTCGGCCGCGTCGCAGGCGGCCCCATTCTCGACCGGCTCGGCCGTGTGCCGGTGCTGCGGTGGTCTGCCCTCGTCGGTGCCATCGGCCTGCTCATCTTCATTCTCACTCCCGCGCTCTGGTCGGCCATGCTGGGCGCTGCGCTGTGGGGAATCGGGTCGTCGCTCGGGTTCCCGGTCGGAATCTCCGCGGCCTCCGACGACCCCAAGACGGCTGCCGCCCGGGTCAGCGCGGTCGCAATCATCGGCTACGTCGCCTTCCTTGCCGGCCCGCCGCTGCTCGGCTTTCTCGGCCAGCAATTCGGCATCCTGAACGCGCTGTACGTCGTACTTGCGCTGCTCGTCCTCGCGGCCCTCGCGGCCCCTGCGGCCCGCGAACTCACCGGCAGATTCGCCCGCAGAACCTCGTAG
- a CDS encoding LacI family DNA-binding transcriptional regulator, with protein MSAHNQPHPGTPVRPTLADVAKRAGVSGSTASIAFSGDGSISAKTRDRVLKAAEELNYAGPDPRARSLRQGRSGIVGVILEDRVLNSFRDPMMIAALDGISQELGESDGMLLLTWNGEGESSIQTAVFDAAIFMGCSPHLARSIEIMRQRNIPMVAIEGQRFDGVLSVSLDNRAASATIARHVFDLGHRRVATITLPLDSNRILRPLTEEIEASATTATSIDRLAGARDVFAGLGGAVARLSSSDEGYEAALSVLDAAPADRPTAIIAQSDLLAVGAIRAAESLGLSVPGDLTVVGFDGLRIEGMSDYDLTTMVQPATEKGRAAGLAVTQLLSGRESGDVSLTSYLHVGNTSGPVPD; from the coding sequence GTGAGTGCACACAATCAACCTCACCCGGGCACACCGGTGCGGCCCACGCTGGCCGATGTGGCAAAGCGTGCGGGAGTCTCGGGCTCGACAGCATCCATTGCTTTCAGCGGTGACGGCTCGATTTCGGCCAAGACGCGCGACCGGGTGTTGAAGGCGGCCGAGGAACTCAACTATGCCGGCCCCGACCCGCGAGCCAGATCGCTGCGCCAGGGGCGTTCGGGCATCGTCGGGGTGATTCTCGAAGACCGTGTGCTGAACTCCTTTCGCGATCCGATGATGATTGCGGCACTCGACGGCATTTCGCAGGAGCTCGGTGAGAGCGATGGGATGCTGCTGCTGACGTGGAACGGTGAAGGGGAGTCGAGCATCCAGACCGCGGTCTTCGATGCGGCGATCTTCATGGGCTGCAGCCCGCACCTGGCGCGTTCCATTGAGATCATGAGGCAGCGGAACATTCCGATGGTGGCGATCGAGGGCCAGCGGTTCGATGGGGTTCTGAGCGTCAGTCTCGACAATCGCGCGGCGTCGGCGACGATTGCCCGGCATGTGTTCGATCTCGGGCACCGCCGGGTTGCCACAATCACTCTTCCACTCGACTCCAACCGGATTCTGCGCCCGCTCACCGAGGAGATAGAGGCCTCGGCAACCACAGCTACCTCGATCGACAGACTCGCCGGTGCGCGCGACGTTTTTGCGGGCCTGGGGGGAGCTGTCGCTCGGCTGTCATCGAGCGACGAGGGCTACGAGGCCGCTCTGTCGGTACTGGATGCTGCACCCGCGGATCGCCCGACAGCCATCATCGCGCAGAGCGACCTCCTGGCAGTGGGCGCTATTCGTGCAGCAGAATCCCTGGGACTCTCCGTGCCAGGCGATCTCACGGTCGTCGGATTCGATGGCCTGCGTATCGAGGGAATGAGCGACTACGACCTCACCACCATGGTGCAGCCGGCCACCGAGAAGGGAAGAGCCGCAGGGCTTGCGGTGACCCAGCTGCTCTCCGGGCGGGAGTCCGGTGACGTCAGCTTGACTTCGTACTTGCACGTGGGCAACACCTCAGGACCCGTGCCGGACTGA
- a CDS encoding FtsW/RodA/SpoVE family cell cycle protein, with protein sequence MLTAKPEYASVGAREKPLRRIRVPEKLRNLEIFLLLFACIINAAAVVMVQLGALGAVDFGQVALLGAGLSTLVIGMHVALRFVAPNADPFILPIATLLNGIGIAEIYRIDLEQNATGWDSTATRQVVWSAVAIVVALAVIIVIRNHRVLQRYTYVFMVISGVLLLLPILPGIGKEIYGARVWIGVGPFSFQPGEVAKIALAIFFAGYLVSRRDSLSMVGRKFLGMRFPRARDLGPILVIWAASMAVIIFQHDLGTALLYFGLFVVMLYVATARLSWVVLGVGLFLGGALVASQVLTYVNDRFANWLNPFDPAQYNTDGGSYQLVQGLFGLANGGLIGTGLGQGRPSITPLAQSDYIVASLGEELGMAGLFAILCLYLLFIARGLRISFAGHDDFGRLLGVGLTFVVALQVFIVIGGVTRVIPLTGLTTPFLAAGGSSLVANWIIVALLLRLSDTVRSQPRLVV encoded by the coding sequence CTGCTGACAGCGAAGCCCGAGTACGCAAGCGTCGGGGCACGGGAGAAGCCCCTGCGGCGCATCCGGGTGCCTGAGAAGCTTCGCAACCTCGAGATCTTCCTTCTTCTCTTCGCCTGCATCATCAATGCCGCCGCCGTTGTCATGGTGCAACTCGGCGCTCTGGGCGCAGTCGACTTCGGCCAGGTGGCTCTTCTCGGTGCCGGCCTCTCGACCCTTGTCATCGGCATGCACGTGGCTCTGCGTTTCGTCGCACCCAACGCCGACCCGTTCATCCTGCCCATCGCTACGCTGCTGAACGGCATCGGCATCGCGGAGATCTACCGTATCGACCTCGAACAGAACGCCACGGGCTGGGACAGCACCGCGACGCGCCAGGTCGTCTGGAGTGCGGTTGCGATCGTCGTAGCACTGGCGGTGATCATCGTGATTCGCAACCATCGCGTACTTCAGCGGTACACCTATGTCTTCATGGTCATCTCAGGCGTTCTGCTCCTGCTTCCCATCCTGCCGGGAATCGGCAAGGAGATCTACGGTGCAAGGGTCTGGATCGGGGTAGGGCCGTTCTCGTTCCAGCCCGGTGAGGTCGCAAAGATCGCCCTGGCCATCTTCTTCGCCGGTTACCTCGTCTCGCGCCGCGACAGTTTGTCGATGGTGGGGCGCAAGTTCCTCGGCATGCGGTTTCCGCGCGCAAGGGATCTCGGCCCGATTCTCGTCATCTGGGCCGCCTCGATGGCCGTGATCATCTTTCAGCACGACCTCGGTACCGCACTGCTCTACTTCGGCCTGTTCGTCGTCATGCTGTATGTGGCTACGGCCCGGCTGAGTTGGGTGGTGCTCGGGGTCGGGCTGTTCCTGGGGGGTGCTCTCGTCGCCAGCCAGGTGCTCACCTACGTCAATGACAGGTTCGCGAACTGGCTGAACCCGTTCGACCCCGCGCAATACAACACCGACGGTGGCAGCTACCAGCTCGTGCAGGGCCTCTTCGGCCTGGCCAATGGCGGTCTCATCGGCACCGGTCTCGGCCAGGGCCGGCCCAGCATCACCCCACTCGCGCAGAGCGACTACATCGTGGCGAGCCTCGGCGAAGAACTCGGAATGGCCGGTCTCTTCGCCATCCTCTGCCTCTACCTGCTCTTCATCGCCCGAGGACTGCGCATCAGTTTCGCCGGCCACGACGACTTCGGTCGTCTGCTCGGCGTCGGTCTCACCTTCGTGGTGGCACTCCAGGTCTTCATCGTGATCGGCGGGGTAACGCGTGTGATTCCTCTCACCGGGCTCACAACACCGTTCCTGGCGGCCGGTGGTTCGTCACTGGTGGCCAACTGGATCATCGTCGCCCTGCTCCTGAGACTGTCAGACACAGTGCGCAGTCAGCCAAGGCTGGTGGTCTAG
- the nucS gene encoding endonuclease NucS produces MRLVIAKCAVDYAGRLSAHLPLATRLLMLKNDGSILVHSDGGSYKPLNWMSPPCTLQILAPDDEQQDAGITELWKVTHAKTADLLVVSIHEVFTDTSHDLGIDPGLIKDGVEAHLQKLLAEQIELLGEGHTLVRREYMTAIGPVDILARDANGAAVAVELKRRGDIDGVEQLTRYLELMNRDPHLAPVTGIFAAQEIKPQARTLAHDRGIRTLLLDYDAMRGLDSGVPTLF; encoded by the coding sequence GTGCGACTTGTTATTGCGAAATGTGCCGTTGACTACGCGGGGAGGCTGAGCGCCCACCTGCCCCTGGCCACACGCCTGCTCATGCTGAAGAACGACGGCAGCATTCTGGTGCACTCCGACGGGGGCTCGTACAAGCCGCTCAACTGGATGAGCCCACCCTGCACGCTGCAGATCCTCGCCCCAGACGACGAGCAGCAGGATGCCGGCATCACCGAACTCTGGAAGGTCACTCACGCGAAGACGGCCGACCTCCTCGTCGTGTCGATCCATGAAGTGTTCACCGACACCTCCCATGACCTGGGAATCGACCCCGGGCTGATCAAAGACGGCGTCGAGGCGCATCTCCAGAAGCTGCTCGCCGAACAGATCGAACTGCTGGGAGAGGGGCACACCCTCGTTCGCCGCGAATACATGACGGCAATCGGCCCTGTCGACATTCTCGCCCGAGACGCGAACGGGGCAGCAGTTGCGGTGGAACTCAAGCGGCGTGGAGACATCGACGGTGTCGAACAACTCACCCGTTACCTCGAACTGATGAATCGCGACCCGCACCTTGCTCCGGTGACGGGAATCTTCGCAGCCCAGGAGATCAAGCCACAGGCCCGCACCCTGGCGCACGACCGCGGAATCCGCACCCTGTTGCTCGACTACGATGCCATGCGCGGCCTCGACAGCGGGGTCCCCACACTGTTTTGA
- a CDS encoding helix-turn-helix domain-containing protein encodes MSEPQSEASRVVGERIRATRLKLGLSQEDIADLAEMHVTNVGKIERGQANPTLSTLVSLAGALNVDAAEWIANLTTAMLPERTHTVTAADLIRERHRLAR; translated from the coding sequence ATGTCTGAACCGCAGTCCGAAGCCTCCCGCGTTGTCGGCGAGCGCATTCGTGCAACCCGGCTCAAGCTCGGGCTGAGCCAGGAAGACATCGCCGACCTGGCGGAGATGCACGTCACCAATGTGGGCAAGATCGAGCGGGGTCAGGCGAACCCCACACTCTCGACGCTGGTGAGCCTGGCCGGCGCCCTCAATGTCGATGCCGCCGAATGGATCGCTAACCTGACGACTGCGATGCTCCCGGAGCGCACGCACACGGTGACGGCCGCTGACCTGATTCGGGAACGCCACCGCCTGGCGCGCTGA
- a CDS encoding Stp1/IreP family PP2C-type Ser/Thr phosphatase has protein sequence MALVTASAAVSHVGKVRSNNQDSGYAGKSLFAVADGMGGHAGGDVASALALNKLLEIDGEYSSAVDAEFALQEAIVSANAILAEAVYEHPELTGMGTTLSALVRVGHSVALAHIGDSRIYRYRDGKLTQITTDHTFVQRLVDNGRITAEEAKVHPRRSVLMRVLGDVDSTPDVDLQVMDTRPGDRWLLCSDGLTGVVENEQIAEALSGTATPEEVADLLVSESLDHGAPDNVTIVIVDISESFTGSTYIAQTVGAASKPIAFDGAPGRRSTRIPGIRLHPRPVQPSHFEAQSDDYLDELIDEGRRRSRRRKRTWLIGSIVVAIAIAIGLLLSYQWTQSRYFVGVSDGKVAVFQGVQQTIGPISLSHVSETTSIPVDTLPSYTQSQVKNTISADSIGAARAVVQRLQDAALSGVPPTGDLTTPTTAAPTPTPTPSPTGVTPGG, from the coding sequence ATGGCGTTAGTGACCGCAAGCGCAGCCGTCTCCCATGTCGGTAAGGTGCGCTCGAACAACCAGGACTCCGGGTACGCCGGCAAGTCCCTGTTCGCGGTCGCGGACGGCATGGGCGGGCATGCCGGTGGCGATGTCGCGAGCGCCCTGGCCCTGAACAAGCTGCTGGAGATCGACGGCGAGTACAGCTCGGCCGTCGATGCGGAATTCGCCCTGCAGGAGGCGATTGTCAGCGCGAACGCCATCCTGGCCGAAGCGGTGTACGAGCATCCGGAGCTCACTGGCATGGGCACGACACTGAGCGCCCTCGTGCGAGTCGGGCACAGTGTGGCTCTGGCGCACATCGGCGACTCACGAATCTACCGCTATCGCGATGGCAAACTCACTCAGATCACCACCGACCACACCTTCGTTCAGCGACTGGTCGACAACGGCAGAATCACGGCAGAAGAAGCCAAAGTCCATCCTCGACGGTCGGTTCTCATGCGTGTGCTCGGGGACGTGGATTCGACGCCTGACGTCGACCTGCAGGTCATGGACACCCGACCGGGTGACCGGTGGCTGCTCTGTTCAGACGGGCTGACGGGTGTCGTCGAGAACGAGCAGATCGCCGAGGCTCTGTCTGGAACAGCCACGCCAGAGGAGGTCGCCGACCTCCTGGTGAGCGAGAGCCTCGACCACGGGGCGCCCGACAACGTGACCATCGTGATCGTCGACATCAGCGAATCGTTCACCGGCAGCACCTACATCGCGCAGACGGTCGGGGCCGCGTCGAAGCCGATCGCCTTCGACGGCGCTCCCGGCCGGCGCAGCACCAGGATTCCCGGCATCCGCCTGCACCCGCGCCCCGTGCAGCCCAGCCACTTCGAAGCGCAGTCGGACGACTACCTCGACGAACTCATCGACGAGGGTCGACGGCGCAGCCGTCGGCGCAAGCGAACCTGGCTGATCGGCAGCATCGTCGTCGCGATCGCCATTGCCATCGGACTTCTCCTCAGCTACCAGTGGACCCAGAGCAGGTACTTCGTCGGCGTTTCCGACGGCAAGGTCGCAGTATTCCAGGGCGTTCAACAGACGATCGGGCCGATTTCACTCTCCCATGTCTCTGAGACGACCTCCATCCCCGTCGACACCCTGCCGAGCTACACACAGTCGCAGGTGAAGAACACCATCAGCGCGGACTCGATCGGGGCAGCGCGCGCCGTTGTGCAACGGCTGCAGGACGCAGCCCTCAGCGGTGTACCACCGACCGGCGACCTCACCACTCCGACGACGGCCGCACCGACCCCCACTCCTACGCCGTCACCAACGGGGGTGACACCCGGTGGATGA